Below is a window of Buchnera aphidicola str. Ak (Acyrthosiphon kondoi) DNA.
AAATAAAATTTGTTTTATAGCATTTTTAGTTATTGAAATACCTTTCCACGTATTTTTATTAGGTAAATAAGTACTAACTTGATTTTCATTCATGATATTCTCGTTGTTAAAAATATATTTATAGAAATAAAAAAATAATTTTATTTAAAATACAATTCTAGTATAAATAAACATTTGTATTTTAAACAATATCATTTTTTATTAATTATTTTTATAAATTTTGATGTTATAATTGTTTTATACTTTTAAAAAAAACTTTTTATGAAACTACATTAATTTTTCAAGAAATTATTTATAATATAAAAATATTGAGGTACAACCATTATATGCAAAATCCAAAAGAGAAAATAGATTTATCGCAGTCTATTTTATCACTGATATTTGTTATCTCTATGGGTGTAATAAGTTTTTTAGTAATTCATCCATTTATATTAGGATTTTCTTGGGCTAGTATGATTGTAATTGCCACTTGGCCTCTTATGTTGAAAATACAAAAATTTTTAGGTGGAAAACGTTCTCTTGCTGTATTAATTATGATTATTATTTTACTTCTTTTTTTTATTATTCCCGTGTTTTTTTTAGTAAATAGTTTAATCGCAACAAGTATACCCCTTATTCATTGGTTTAGTTCAAATACCCTAGAATTTCCAGAATTAGCATGGTTACAAGATATTCCGCTTATCGGTAAAAAAATATTTTTTAATTATCAAGAATTATTAGATAGTGATGGAGGTGAATTAATTCGTGAAGTAAGACCTTATATGGGACGTACAACAGAATTTTTTATAATGCAAGCTAAAAATTGTGGATTATTTTTTGTACATTTAATACTAATGCTATTTTTTAGTGCTTTATTATATTGGAATGGTGAAAAAATTAGCAATGCTATTCGTCATTTTGCATTTCGATTAAGTAAAAAAAATGGTGATGCTATTATTTTACTGGCTACTCAAGCGGTTAGAGCTGTTGCGTTGGGAGTGGCAGTAACGGCTTTAATTCAAGCTCTTTTATCTGGTATAGGATTATTAATTTCTGGTGTTCCTTATTGGGCATTGTTAATGATAATAATTTTCTTTTCTTGTTTAATACAATTAGGACCATTGCCTATTTTAATACCCTCGATTTTATGGCTTTATTGGAACAATGATAATACTTGGGGTACAATACTGTTAATTTGGAGTTGTCTCGTATTTTTACTTGATCATATACTTAGACCATTTTTTATACGTATAGGGTCTGATTTGCCTATTTTATTAATTTTATCTGGAGTAATTGGTGGTTTATTGACTTTTGGAATGATTGGTTTGTTTGTTGGTCCAGTGGTATTAGTGATTTTTTATCGCTTAATAATATCATGGATGTACGGAATTTCAATGGCATCTTTTTTAGAAAATACATCGTCAAAATAAAATTTTAATTAATATTAATATTAAGATAATAGATAAAATAAATACTTTTAATTAAATATAATCTAAATTATGATAATATACAAAAGATCATTTGGTTATATCTAACAATCACTAAATAGAAAACTGATCATATTATATAACTATATTTTTTTTAAGGTTTGATTTCATTTTTTTTCTGTTTGAAAATTCTGTCATACTTATTTAAAGTATACTATTAAAAATTTTTCTCCCTAATATTATGAAATTTTTTCTATCAAGTATTTTAAGAAACTATTAGAAATGAGATTATGACTGGTTAGTTTTTTTGCTATTGTTATGAAATCTTCATATTCTTTCCAGAATAAAAAACTCATTTAGAGAACAAAATGAAAAAAACAGATGAACTACGTACAATACGAATTGATCCATTAATAACGCCAGCTGAATTAGCAAAGCAGTATGCGATTACTTCAGATATCATGGATACTGTTATCGCAACAAGAAAAAACATTGCTCGCATTATGACTGGAAAAGATTTGCGATTACTTGTTGTAATAGGTCCATGTTCAGTTCATGATCCTATCGCCGCAGTAGAATATGCACATCGATTATATGAATTACGAGTAAAATATAAAGATCGTCTTGAAATTATAATGCGTACATATTTTGAAAAACCAAGAACAGTCGTTGGATGGAAAGGATTGATTTCAGATCCAGATTTAAATGGAAGTTTTAGAGTTAATCATGGATTAGCCATAGCTCGTAAACTATTATTAGACATTAATGCATTAGGTATGCCTGCAGCAACAGAGTTTCTTGATATGGTTATAGGGCAATTTATTGCAGATTTAATTAGTTGGGGCGCTATTGGAGCAAGAACAACTGAAAGTCAGATTCATAGAGAAATGGCTTCTGCTCTTTCTTGTCCAGTAGGTTTTAAAAATGGCACTGATGGTAATATACGAATTGCAATTGATGCTATTCGTGCAGCAAAAGTTAGACATTTGTTTTTAGCACCTAACAAAGATGGACAAATGACAATCAATCATACTAGTGGTAATCCATATGGGCATATAATTATGCGAGGAGGTCGTTCTCCTAATTATCATGCAGATGATATTAATTTGGCAGTAAAACATTTACGTGAGTTCAATTTATTAGAACATTTAATGATTGATTTTAGTCACGGTAATTGTTTAAAAGAACATCTTCGTCAAAAAAATGTTGCCAAGTCTGTTTCAGATCAAATTTCTCATGGTTCTAAAGCTATTTTTGGTGTTATGATTGAAAGCTTTTTAGAAGAAGGTTTCCAAACAGTAGTTAATAATCAACCGTTAATATATGGTAAATCAATTACTGATGCCTGTTTGAATTGGAAAGACAGTACTTTAATTATTCAACAATTAGCAGATGCTGTGGATGCTCGTTTTTAATTCATATGCTAGTCAAAAAAATTTGACTAGCA
It encodes the following:
- the ydiK gene encoding AI-2E family transporter YdiK → MQNPKEKIDLSQSILSLIFVISMGVISFLVIHPFILGFSWASMIVIATWPLMLKIQKFLGGKRSLAVLIMIIILLLFFIIPVFFLVNSLIATSIPLIHWFSSNTLEFPELAWLQDIPLIGKKIFFNYQELLDSDGGELIREVRPYMGRTTEFFIMQAKNCGLFFVHLILMLFFSALLYWNGEKISNAIRHFAFRLSKKNGDAIILLATQAVRAVALGVAVTALIQALLSGIGLLISGVPYWALLMIIIFFSCLIQLGPLPILIPSILWLYWNNDNTWGTILLIWSCLVFLLDHILRPFFIRIGSDLPILLILSGVIGGLLTFGMIGLFVGPVVLVIFYRLIISWMYGISMASFLENTSSK
- a CDS encoding 3-deoxy-7-phosphoheptulonate synthase, which produces MKKTDELRTIRIDPLITPAELAKQYAITSDIMDTVIATRKNIARIMTGKDLRLLVVIGPCSVHDPIAAVEYAHRLYELRVKYKDRLEIIMRTYFEKPRTVVGWKGLISDPDLNGSFRVNHGLAIARKLLLDINALGMPAATEFLDMVIGQFIADLISWGAIGARTTESQIHREMASALSCPVGFKNGTDGNIRIAIDAIRAAKVRHLFLAPNKDGQMTINHTSGNPYGHIIMRGGRSPNYHADDINLAVKHLREFNLLEHLMIDFSHGNCLKEHLRQKNVAKSVSDQISHGSKAIFGVMIESFLEEGFQTVVNNQPLIYGKSITDACLNWKDSTLIIQQLADAVDARF